The following are encoded together in the Pan troglodytes isolate AG18354 chromosome 6, NHGRI_mPanTro3-v2.0_pri, whole genome shotgun sequence genome:
- the ARHGEF5 gene encoding rho guanine nucleotide exchange factor 5 — MEAEEAQHGASPPISAIEEFSIIPETPMRSSQVSALGLEAQEDEDPSYKWREEHRLSATQQSELRDVCDYAIETMPSFPKEGSADVEPNQESLVAEACDTPEHWEAIPQSLAGRQARTLAPPELWACPIQSEHLDMAPFSSDLGSEEEEVEFWPGLTSLTLGSGQAEEEEETSSDNSGQTRYYSPCEEHPAETNQNEGSESGTIRQGEELPSEELQESQGLLHPQEVQVLEEQGQQEAGFRGEGTLREDVCADGLLGEEQMIEQVNDEKGEQKQKQEQVQDVMLGRQGERMGLTGKPEGLNDGEWEQEDMERKAQGQGGPEQGEERKRELQVPEENRADSQDEKSQTFLGKSEEVTGKQEDHGIKEKGVPVSGQEAKEPESWDGGRLGAVGRARSREEENEHHGPSMPALIAPEDSPHCDLFPGASYLVTQIPGTQTESRAEELSPAALSPLLEPIRCSHQPISLLGSFLTEESPDKEIDQNSQQEGSRLRKGTVSSQGTEVVFASASVTPPRTPDSAPPSPAEAYPITPASVSARPPVAFPGRETSCAARAPETASAPLSMDDPSPCGTSEMCPAVLYGFPSTGTSPPRPPANSTGTVQHLRSDSFPGSHRTEQTPDLVGMLLSYSHSELPQRPPKPAIYSSVTPRRDRRSGRDYSTVSASPTALSTLKQDSQESISNLERPSSPPSIQPWVSPHNPAFATESPAYGSSPSFVSMEDVRIHEPLPPPPPERRDTHPSVVETDGHARVVVPTLKQHSHRPPLALGSGLHAPHKGPLPQASDPAVARQHRPLPSTLDSSHHAQATPRWRYNKPLPPTPDLPQPHLPSISAPGSSRIYRPLPPLPIIDPPTEPPPLPPKSRGRSRSTRGGHMNSGGHAKTRPACQDWTVPLPASAGRTSWPPATARSTESFTSTSRSKSEVSPGMAFSNMTNFLCPSSPTTPWTPELQGPTSKDEAGVSEHPEAPAREPLRRTTPQQGASGPGRSPVGQARQPEKPSHLHLEKASSWPHRRDSGRPPGDSSGQAVAPSEGANKHKGWSRQGLRRPSILPEGSSDSRGPAVEKHPGPSDTVVFREKKPKEVMGGFSRRCSKLINSSQLLYQEYSDVVLNKEIQSQQRLESLSETPGPSSPRQPRKALVSSESYLQRLSMASSGSLWQEIPVVRNSTVLLSMTHEDQKLQEVKFELIVSEASYLRSLNIAVDHFQLSTSLRATLSNQEHQWLFSRLQDVRDVSAMFLSDLEENFENNIFSFQVCDVVLNHAPDFRRVYLPYVTNQTYQERTFQSLMNSNSNFREVLEKLESDPICQRLSLKSFLILPFQRITRLKLLLQNILKRTQPGSSEEAEATKAHHALEQLIRDCNNNVQSMRRTEELIYLSQKIEFECKIFPLISQSRWLVKSGELTALEFSASPGLRRKLNTRPVHLHLFNDCLLLSRPREGSRFLVFDHAPFSSIRGEKCEMKLHGPHKNLFRLFLRQNTQGAQAEFLFRTETQSEKLRWISALAMPREELDLLECYNSPQVQCLRAYKPRENDELALEKADVVMVTQQSSDGWLEGVRLSDGERGWFPVQQVEFISNPEVRAQNLKEAHRVKTAKLQLVEQQA; from the exons atggaggctgaggaggcccAGCATGGAGcctctcctcccatctctgccataGAGGAATTCAGCATTATCCCTGAGACTCCCATGAGGAGCAGCCAGGTCTCTGCCTTGGGGCTTGAAGCTCAAGAAGATGAGGACCCATCCTATAAGTGGAGAGAGGAACACAGACTCTCAGCAACTCAGCAGAGTGAGTTAAGGGATGTGTGTGACTATGCGATTGAGACGATGCCCTCTTTTCCCAAGGAAGGTTCTGCAGATGTGGAGCCCAATCAGGAAAGCCTTGTGGCTGAGGCCTGTGACACTCCGGAACACTGGGAGGCAATACCCCAGAGCCTAGCAGGCCGACAAGCAAGGACTCTAGCTCCCCCAGAGCTCTGGGCCTGCCCCATTCAGAGTGAGCATCTAGACATGGCCCCATTTTCCAGTGACCTGGGAAGCGAAGAAGAGGAGGTGGAATTTTGGCCAGGACTTACTTCTTTGACATTGGGATCTGGACAggcagaagaagaagaggaaaccTCTTCAGATAACTCTGGTCAGACCAGATATTATTCTCCCTGCGAAGAGCATCCTGCAGAGACCAACCAGAATGAAGGCTCTGAAAGTGGGACTATCAGGCAGGGGGAAGAGCTGCCATCTGAGGAGCTGCAGGAAAGTCAAGGGCTCTTGCATCCCCAGGAGGTCCAAGTTCTGGAGGAGCAGGGACAGCAGGAAGCAGGATTTCGGGGGGAAGGAACTCTGAGGGAGGATGTTTGTGCCGATGGGCTATTAGGGGAGGAACAGATGATAGAGCAGGTTAATGATGAAAAGGGAGAACAGAAGCAAAAACAGGAACAGGTACAAGATGTGATGCTTGGGAGACAAGGAGAAAGAATGGGGCTCACTGGGAAACCAGAGGGTCTGAATGACGGTGAGTGGGAGCAGGAGGATATGGAGAGGAAGGCTCAGGGTCAGGGAGGTCCAGAacagggagaagagaggaagagggagctgCAGGTGCCAGAAGAGAATAGGGCGGACTCTCAGGACGAAAAGAGTCAAACCTTTTTGGGAAAATCAGAGGAAGTAACTGGAAAGCAAGAAGATCATGGTATAAAGGAGAAAGGGGTGCCAGTCAGCGGGCAGGAGGCAAAAGAGCCAGAGAGTTGGGATGGGggcaggctgggggcagtgggaaGAGCGAGGAGCAGGGAAGAGGAGAATGAGCATCATGGGCCTTCAATGCCCGCTCTGATCGCCCCTGAGGACTCTCCTCACTGTGACCTGTTTCCAGGTGCCTCATATCTCGTGACTCAGATTCCCGGGACTCAGACAGAGTCCAGGGCTGAGGAACTGTCCCCCGCAGCTCTGTCTCCCTTGCTAGAGCCCATCAGATGCTCTCACCAGCCCATTTCTCTACTGGGCTCCTTTTTGACTGAGGAGTCACCTGACAAGGAAATAGATCAAAACAGCCAGCAAGAGGGATCCAGGCTGAGGAAGGGAACAGTGTCCAGCCAAGGGACTGAGGTGGTCTTTGCCAGTGCATCTGTGACTCCTCCAAGGACACCAGATTCAGCTCCTCCCAGTCCTGCTGAAGCCTACCCCATCACACCTGCCTCGGTATCTGCCAGGCCCCCAGTTGCCTTTCCCGGGAGGGAAACCTCTTGTGCTGCACGTGCTCCAGAAACTGCCAGTGCCCCTCTCTCAATGGATGACCCATCTCCCTGTGGGACTTCTGAGATGTGCCCGGCTGTCCTCTATGGCTTCCCCTCCACCGGGACCAGCCCTCCGAGGCCCCCAGCCAACTCCACAGGCACCGTCCAGCACTTACGGAGTGACTCCTTCCCTGGTTCTCACAGGACAGAGCAGACTCCAGACCTGGTGGGAATGTTGCTTTCCTACTCCCACTCAGAGCTGCCCCAGAGGCCCCCCAAACCTGCCATCTACAGCTCTGTGACCCCAAGAAGGGACAGAAGGAGTGGTAGGGACTACAGCACCGTTTCAGCATCCCCTACTGCCTTATCCACGCTGAAGCAGGACTctcaagaatccatctcaaatcTAGAGAGACCCAGCAGTCCTCCCAGCATCCAGCCCTGGGTCTCCCCACATAATCCAGCCTTTGCCACAGAGTCTCCCGCCTACGGTTCTTCCCCATCCTTTGTCTCCATGGAGGATGTGAGGATCCACGAACCtctgccccctcctcccccagaGAGGAGGGACACCCATCCCTCCGTGGTGGAGACAGATGGCCATGCTCGTGTAGTGGTTCCCACGCTGAAGCAGCATAGCCACCGTCCTCCATTGGCCCTAGGTTCAGGGCTGCATGCCCCCCATAAAGGCCCACTTCCCCAAGCCTCTGACCCTGCTGTGGCCAGGCAGCACCGACCTCTGCCATCTACCCTAGACAGCTCCCACCATGCTCAGGCCACCCCCAGGTGGAGATACAACAAGCCACTACCCCCTACCCCTGATTTGCCGCAGCCCCACCTTCCTTCCATTTCTGCTCCTGGTAGCTCAAGGATCTACAGGCCTCTACCCCCACTACCCATCATAGACCCTCCCACCGAACCACCCCCATTGCCCCCAAAGTCCAGGGGGAGGAGCAGGAGCACTCGGGGAGGACATATGAACTCAGGGGGTCATGCCAAAACAAGACCTGCTTGTCAAGACTGGACAGtccccctccctgcctctgctgGACGCACCTCCTGGCCCCCAGCCACAGCTAGATCAACAGAGTCTTTCACTTCCACCAGCAGGAGTAAGAGCGAAGTGTCCCCTGGCATGGCTTTCAGCAACATGACAAACTTCCTATGCCCCTCTTCCCCTACCACTCCCTGGACTCCGGAGCTCCAGGGACCCACCTCTAAGGATGAAGCAGGGGTCTCAGAACACCCTGAGGCCCCTGCGAGAGAACCTTTGAGAAGGACAACCCCTCAGCAAGGAGCCAGTGGCCCAGGGAGGTCACCTGTGGGCCAAGCAAGGCAGCCAGAAAAACCCAGCCATCTGCACCTGGAGAAGGCGTCCAGCTGGCCCCACAGGCGGGACTCAGGGAGGCCACCAGGGGACAGCAGTGGACAGGCTGTGGCTCCTAGTGAGGGGGCCAACAAGCACAAGGGCTGGAGCCGGCAGGGCCTGCGCAGACCTTCCATCTTGCCTGAGGGCTCTTCAG ATTCAAGAGGTCCAGCCGTGGAGAAACATCCGGGACCCTCAGACACTGTTGTTTTTCG ggagaaaaaaCCAAAGGAGGTGATGGGAGGCTTTTCAAGACGCTGCTCCAAACTCATCAACTCCT CCCAGCTGCTTTACCAGGAGTATAGTGATGTTGTCCTGAATAAGGAGATCCAGAGCCAGCAGCGGCTGGAGAGCCTGTCCGAGACACCCGGGCCTAGCTCTCCGCGGCAGCCTCGGAAGGCCCTGGTCTCCTCCGAGTCGTACCTGCAGCGGCTCTCCATGGCCTCCAGTGGCTCCCTCTGGCAGGAAATCCCCGTGGTGCGCAACAGCACCGTGCTGCTCTCCATGACCCACGAAGACCAAAAGCTGCAAGAG GTCAAATTTGAGCTGATTGTGTCAGAGGCCTCCTACCTGCGCAGTCTAAACATAGCTGTGGATCATTTCCAACTTTCAACTTCACTCCGGGCCACACTTTCCAACCAGGAGCACCAATGGCTCTTCTCTCGTTTACAGGATGTGCGAGACGTCAGCGCCAT GTTCCTTTCAGACCTGGAAGAGAACTTTGAGAACAATATCTTCTCCTTCCAAGTATGTGACGTAGTCCTGAACCACGCCCCAGACTTCCGCCGGGTCTACCTGCCTTATGTCACCAACCAGACCTATCAGGAACGCACCTTCCAGAGCCTGAT GAATAGCAACAGCAATTTCCGGGAGGTCTTGGAGAAGCTGGAGAGCGACCCCATCTGCCAGCGCCTTTCCCTCAAGTCCTTTCTGATTCTGCCCTTCCAACGCATCACCCGCCTCAAACTGCTGCTCCAG AACATTCTGAAGAGAACACAGCCTGGCTCCTCGGAGGAGGCAGAGGCCACGAAGGCACACCACGCCCTGGAGCAG CTGATCCGGGACTGCAATAACAATGTCCAGAGTATGCGACGGACAGAGGAGCTAATCTACCTGAGCCAGAAGATTGAGTTTGAGTGCAAA ATATTCCCGCTCATTTCTCAGTCACGCTGGCTGGTGAAAAGTGGGGAGCTGACAGCCTTGGAGTTCAGTGCTTCCCCAGGGCTACGAAGGAAGCTGAACACGCGTCCAGTCCACCTGCACCTCTTCAATGACTGTCTGCTGCTGTCTCGGCCCCGAGA GGGTAGCCGATTCCTGGTATTTGACCATGCTCCCTTCTCCTCCATTCGGGGGGAAAAGTGTGAAATGAAGCTACACGGACCTCACAAAAACCTGTTTCGACTCTTTCTGCGGCAGAACACTCAGGGCGCCCAGGCCGAGTTCCTCTTCCGCACGGAGACTCA AAGTGAAAAGCTTCGGTGGATCTCAGCCTTGGCCATGCCAAGAGAGGAGTTGGACCTTCTGGAGTGTTACA ACTCCCCCCAGGTACAGTGCCTTCGAGCCTATAAGCCCCGAGAGAACGACGAGTTGGCACTGGAGAAAGCCGACGTGGTGATGGTGACTCAGCAGAGCAGTGACG GCTGGCTGGAGGGCGTGAGGCTCTCAGACGGGGAGCGAGGCTGGTTTCCTGTGCAGCAGGTGGAGTTCATTTCCAACCCAGAGGTCCGTGCACAGAACCTGAAGGAAGCTCATCGAGTCAAGACTGCCAAACTACAGCTGGTAGAACAGCAAGCCTAA